The stretch of DNA GTCGACCTTGGAGTCTTGGTCATAGTTGAGGGCCTCGTAAACGTTTATTCTGCCGGCACCGTAGGCGATTCCAGCGATGGCGCTCGCGTTAACGACGTCCGCAGTTATTTCAAGGGCGTACTTTATTTTATCGGGGCTCCAGTCCGGGTGTGCCTGCCTCAAAAGGGCAACGGCACCGCTGACGTGCGGAGTGGCCATCGAGGTTCCGGAGGCGGCGACGTAGTACTGACCAACGAGCTGGTCGGTGAGCTGGGTTCCGGAGGCCCTATCTGAGATTATCCAGTTGCCTGGGGCAACGACCTCCGGCTTGAGCCTGCCGTCGGCGGTCGGACCCCTGCTTGAGAAGTACGTGATGACGTCGTTCTTGTCAACGGCGCCAACGGTGATGACGTCGGGGGCGGCGGCTGGCGAGCCAACGGTGTACGTGTCGGGACCACTGTTACCGGCTGCAACACAGACGGCTATACCGTCCTCCCAGGCTTTGTCGACTTCCTGGCTGAGGGCGTCGGTTCCATCGGAACTCTGTGAGCCGCCGAGGGAGAGGTTTATGACCTTAATGTTGTACTTATCCTTGTTCTGGATTACCCAGTCAATGCCGGCTATAATGGTCGAAACGGAGCCGCTTCCGTCCGAGCCCAGGACCTTGACGCCGACAAGCTTGGCCCCAGGTGCCACACCCTTGTACTGGCCGTTGCTCGCAGCACCGGTTCCGGCGATTATTCCGGATACGTGAGTCCCGTGTCCCTGGTCATCATAGGGGGTGGTTCTATTATTGACGAAGTCCTTCCATCCTATGACCTTACCCTGAAGGTCCGGATGGGAGGCGTCGATTCCGGTGTCAACGACCGCAACGGTTATTCCTGTACCGTCGTAGCCAACGTTCCAGACCTCAGGGGCGGAGATCTGGGCGGTGGACTCATCGAGTCCTTCAAGGTCAACGTCCGCCTGTATCTTGTAGTCGTCCTGAATGAACTGAATCCCCTGGACGTCGAGTCCGTTTATTGCCCCGGTATCGGAGAGCCCCGCGAGAACCAGAAGGTACTTAACGGGTATTTCAATGGCCAGGCCCGGTATGGCGTGGTAGTTGTACTTTATCTTCGCCCCAAGGAACTTGAGGAGCGGGATCGCATTCTGCTTGTCAGCCTGCGTGTTGAAGAGTATAATGGTACTTATGACACTGTCAGGATTCATTCCCTGGACCTCTTGGAACAGTTTGGGAGTCAGCAGACCGTAGGTTTTGGGGACGTTTCTAGGAACGTTCTGCGTCTCTGTGGACCCCTTGTGGGGCACCGGACTGGCTGCCACCAGGCCAAACATCAGGCCGATCAGAAACAACGCCAGTATGGCTGTTTTCAACCCTCTCATTCTATTCACCTCAGACCTTAGTCAAGCATCGGGGTACCGTACCCGTCATCGAAGAACTGATAGCACCCATATTGAATATAAGTTTTTCGTATGCTAAGTGGTCAGTTGCGACAAAAATTCCATACGTAAAGACCAAATACAGGAACAATCTACGACGATGGATGACAACGTGAATGAAGGTAAGTAAAACAGGGTTGTAACAGCGTCCCATCTCCACAAAGCAGGTTCCATGAAACATGGGGTGGATGGAAAAGCTGGCGGGCCGGGCGGGATTTGAACCCGCGACCTTCGCCTCCGGAGGGCGACGTTCTGTCCTGGCTAAACTACCGGCCCGTGCCCATACATAGTCAAGATTAGGATTTAAAAATCTAATCATGTCGCCGGCACAAAAACTTTTTATCCGACCGGCACCAAAGTATTCTGGAAGGTGATAAGATGGAGCCCCAAGAATTCAAGCTCACCGAGGAGGGCGTACGGGCGGTTCTTCCTCCCCTTGAGGCGGAGATAATGGAGTACATGTGGCGGGCAAAGACCGCAACCGCCGGCGAGGTGTACGAAAACATGAAAAAATCCCACCCGGACATGAGACGCTCTACGGTGAGCATCCTAATGAACCGCCTCTGCGAGCGCGGCCTTTTAACGAGGTACGTCGACCACGGCAGGGGTGGCATCAGGTACGTGTACTCCATAACCACAACTAAGGAGGAGTTCGAGGAAAAGGTGGTGCAGAGCATATTCGATGCCCTGATGAGCAACTTTAAAGAGGCCACCTACGCATACCTAGCCAAGATAAAGAAGTGATGCCCATGCCACTGCTCTTTCTGATCCTCCAGGTGCTGATTCTGCTGGGGATGGCGGGGAACCTCGGTCTGGCAGCGACCATCGGATCACTGGTTCTGCTCGCGGCCCTTTACGTAAAGGTAAACCGCCGGGGACCCAGCGGGGACTACATCCAGCCGGAGGGAGAGGAGTTTTCCTGGCTCCAGGAGGAACTTGAAAAGCTCTCAAAAAGAGCAGGCATAAAAACCCCGAAACTGCTCATCCTCGATGAGTACATCCCCAACGCGTTTTCTTACGGACGCACCGTGGTCCTGTCCATGGGGCTGTTCGAGGTGTTAGAGGAGGAGGAGATAATCGCCGTCATGGCCCACGAAATAGGGCACATAAAGAACAGGGACACGCTGATGTTCCCACTCGTCGTTTACGGAAGGTACTTCTCAATAGGGGCCGTCATGTTAACGTTCATGCTCTCAAACAAGTTGGCATTGGGCCTACTCTCCCTGATATTCTACGCATTCTACGAGGAGAGCAGGGCGAAGTTCATGAAGAACCGGGAGTTTAAGGCGGATGAAACCGCACTCCACCTTCTGGACGTCCCGATGAGCATGAAGCGTGCACTCGAGGAGCTGAAATACTACGAAGATCTCCGGTCGGAGGTCAAGATGACCGGTTTCCCAGGGATAGACCCCTCAATAGAGCGCCCTCAGAAGAACACTCAGCTTATAGAGACGCATCCAAGTTACGATGAAAGGATCATCAGGATAATACTAGAAATGGAGAACCTCAAGGTGCAGAGGGGAATGCTAAGGTGATCCCATGGAAGTCGAAATATCCCTTGATCCGGAGAAGGCTGAGAAAATAAAACGGATACGTCCCACCAAAGACGAGTATTTCATGCTTATCGCCAAGCTCGTCTCCCTCCGGGCCACCTGTCCAAGGCTCCGCGTCGGGGCGGTTGCTGTCAAGGACGGCTACATTCTTGCCACAGGTTACAACGGTGCGCCTAGGGGCATGAACCACTGCATTGACTTGGGGTGCCTCATCGTCGACGGCCACTGTCACAGAGCCGTTCACGCGGAGCAGAACGTCATAGCGATGGCGGCCAGGAAGGGTATAAGCCTTGAGGGGGCGACGCTCTACGTCACCCACTTCCCCTGCGACATATGCTTTAAACTCCTCGTCAACGCGGGGATCAAGGAGATCGTCTATGAGGAGATGTACCCCAACGAGGCGACGGAAATTCTGCTCAGAGAAGCGCAGGAAAAAGGCATAGTGAAGATAAGGCAGTTCAAACTGCCGAAAGAGAGGGTCAAACTGTTTCTGGAGGAGCTTTTCAAATAGCGTTAGAGCTTCTCTTCCATGTTCCTGAGCCTCTCGTTTATCTCCTCAAGCTCAATTGCTATTTTTCTCGTCAGCTCCGTTATCTCCCTCTCGGCCCTGTCAACAGCCAGATACACCCTGAAAATCATGAGGTATGCAAGGCCGATTGCAACCACAAAGAGTGCATCCAGCCCCCTGCTAATTCCAAGTATCCTCTTAACCTCAAGGGAGATTTCCACAGGGAAACAGGACAGCACCAGCATTACCAGTAACAGAGCCTCCCAAAAAAGAACATCCCCCCACTCAAGGTGGCCATCCCGGTATTTGCTGAAAACATAAAACATTAAACCTGAGACAACAACAATAGATATATACTGCACCACCAACATTCTCATCACCTCAGTTTATCGAACAGCAGGTTAAGGGCGATCTTAAGCCCTTCTAGGACGTTCGTCCCCTTCTTCATCGAGTATTCGGTATAAACGGCTTTTATAGGGACCTCAACTATCCTGCACCCGTGCTTTGAAGCCTCGATTATGATCTCACTGGAAACCGCGTAGCGGTCACAGGTTATACGTATCTTCGACGCACATCTCCTGTTAAAACATCTGAGACCGCTTTGACTGTCACTTACGTACTTACCTGCAAAAAGGGCGGTTATCGCGTCAAGAATAGTGTTGCCAAGCCGTTTTACAAACGGCATTTCACTGGTATCACCTTTAAGGCGGGAACCGACGGCAAAGTCAGCCCGCCCCTCCGCAACGGGCTTCATGACCCTCAACGCATCACTTATGAGGTGCTGCCCATCGGCATCGAAGGTGAGGACAAGCCTTCCGTTCTTCCTAACGGCGTAGGCCAGACCCGTTCCCAGCGCCCCTCCAAGGCCGCGGTTGACCAGGTGGGTGAGAACGTGAACACCCCTTGACCCTGCCATCTCCAGAGTCCTGTCCCTGGATCCATCGTTGACCACCACTATCTCATCCTTTCGAAAGTACCTGAGGAGGTTGTCCAGAACCCCCCCAATAGTCCGCTCCTCGTTGTACGCTGGCACCACAACGAAGGTGGAGAGGAGATTCTCCAAGAGGGGCCTGAGTTCGACGAGCGTCGGCACCTCAAAGTTAGGTTCGACTGGAACGTCAAAGCTCATCCTTCCGGAACTGTGCGACGTTACAAGAACGGTGAGTGCACCTATCTGAGCCGCGGGAAGAACGTCATAACCATGGTCGCCGACGACAAGGACCTTCGCCGGGTCGACCCCGAAATGGTCCAGTATGCGTTCAAGCTGACCGGAGTTGGGTTTGAGCTCTTCAGGTGAAACATCATCCCTAGTAGAGACCACCGGGAAGTACCGCACCAGGTCGTGAAGCTCAAGCGCCCTCAGCGCCGCCCGCCTGGAGCTTCGGGTCATTAACGCCAGGGCGATACCCCTGCGCTTCAGCATGTCGAGAACTTCCCTGGCCCCCTCAAAGAGGAAGCTGTTCTCAATTCTCCGGGTTTCAAGGTCCACCATTAGTTCATAGAGTTCTTCAAAGTTCCTACCGGTCTCCGTTGCTATTCTACGGATGCTCTCATACATTGGGGTCAGATCCCCAACGACGTCCTCTGGGATTCCCAGGGATAAAAGCTTGGATTTTAAACTCTCCTTGAGCTCTGTAAAGGACTGTTCTGCGCCTATAAGTGTTCCATCGAGGTCAAAGACCACCAGTCTTATGTCCATTTTGCCCACCGAAGGGTTTATTTTCCCAGACATCAACGGAATCTGGTGTCAAATGTGATGTGGGCATCCCCTCTTATAGGTTTAACCCTGTCACTCATGCTTACCCCATACGTTGGACGGGTAATGACCGCCGCGGGGATAACGGGGAAGGACATCCACAAGCCCAACCCTTACGATGTTCCGGAGATGTGTGGAATTGCGGTTCTCCTTTCCCTGCCCATTGCATTAAGCCCCGCGCTGGACGAGAAAATGGCCATGGCCATGCTACCGTTCCTCCTCTTCGGGATCGTCGGGATTTTAGACGACACGACGAACCTGCGGCAACTTCATAAGGTCCTCCTCTCCCTTCTGGTCTCGATTCCCGTCACATTCATCCCGGTGCCCCATACTGTTAACGTGTTCGGACTATCCCTCAAATTAGGAATGCTGTACCTCCCCTTCGCGGTGCTCTTCGTTACGGGATCCGCAAATCTCGTCAACCTCCTGGCGGGCTTCAACGGCTTGGAGGTTGGGACCGCCGGGATAGCCCTGTTTTTCCTGGGCCTGATTACCGGGGGCACGGCTCAGCTCGTTGCCCTAACCGGAGCCGCTGTATCCCTTGGGTTCCTATGGTGGAACCGGTATCCTGCCAGGGTATTCCCTGGAGACACCGGAACGCTCGCCCTGGGCGCGCTCATCGGCATCGTTGGTATCATAGGAAAAGTGGAGGCCTACGCTGCACTGCTCCTCATCCCACATTTCCTTGACTTCATCATCAAAACCAGCGTCAGGTTCGGCGTAAGAAAACATGGAAGGACGAGGGTGAGGGCGGATGGAACCCTTCAAGCCCCCCCGTACCCGAGTTTCCTGGGGTTGATAATGAGGAGCGTCAGGGTAACCGAACCAAAACTCGTCGCAATAGTGTGGTCTATTGAGACAGCCCTCGGTCTTTTGTCACTGGCTCTTCATCTATGACCTTTACCATACCGAAACCGTACCTCGTCTTTTCTCCAAAGCCGTTCTCATACCCAAAGCGGGCTATGTCCATGGAACCGTGATAACGGAACACCATCAGTGAGCCGCGGTAGTACGTGTCCCTGACCAGAATCCGGACCGGTTTGAACTTTATCACGTCTATGCTGAAGTCCCTGTCCTCGGGCATACTGCCGTTGAGGGCTGAGTAGCGCATCAGCATGACCTTCCTGAGCCTATCAAAAAAGCTGTTCTCATTGGGATAGAGGTCCCAGACCTTCATCCTGCCGCCGTCAAGTTTCAGACTGCGAACCATTACGGGGCTGAGCGTTGAGAAGAGGACACCGTCCCTTAGCCTGGGCTCCCGGAGAACCTTTATATCCTCGGCAACGAAAGACGCATCCTCAATCTTCAGGAGGGGGCTGTCCATAAATCCCTCCACTATGGCCTTTATGACATCGGAGGAGGATGAGGATATGTACAGGGAGACCTCACCAGATAGAACCCGTATCCCCCTGTCCGGAAGGAGCTCCCGTTTGCGAACCATTATCCGAGAGAACGTGAAGTAGTCTATGTGGCTAACCTCAACGTTGTGGGCCAGCTCCGGCGAGATCAGGAACATCTTCTCCAGAAGCTGCTCGTACACTTCATAATTGTAGTTAAAGGGAAGAACAGTGTCTTCCTTAACAGGCCGGAATTTTATCTCGATTCTCAACTTTATCACGCTCCGCTTATACGGTACCGCACTCATGACCCGGTAATAATCTACGAGAACAGACTTAATAAAAATTTCGTCAAAATACCAGCCCACCATTACTTCCCGTCCTAGCAAAACCCCGGATGGGGCAACCAAAAGTATATAAGTTCCATCCGCGAACCGATGGATAGAGTTAAAAGGACTCTTCTATAGAAGACCAGCCAGAGAGGTGAGAACTATGAGTATTGAAGATGTTGATGTCAAACCCTCAGAGGAATACGATGATTACATCACGTACCTGAAGAGACGTATCAGACAGCTCGAACTCCAAGTGAGAACTCTAGAGGCAGACAAAGAGAGACTGGAGAGGGAACTGTCACGGTTACGCATGGAGATGTCGCGTCTGAGACAGCCCCCGGCATTTGCGGGAACAGTGATAGAGATGCTGGACGAGGACAGGGCCATAGTGCAGAACTACAACGGGCCCAGGTTCGTGGTGAGGATCGCACCGTGGATAGAAAGGGACAAGGTGAAACCAGGTTCAAGGGTGGCCCTCGATCAGAGGACCATGGCAGTGGTTGAGCTGTTACCGAGCGAGAAGGACCCATCGGTGCTGGGATTCGAGGTAATAGAAAGACCTAGGATGAGTTACAAGGACATCGGAGGACTGGAGAAACAACTCCAAGAGCTCAGGGAGGCCGTCGAACTTCCACTCAGACATCCAGACCTGTTCTCCAAAGTCGGGATCGAACCTCCAAAGGGTGTTCTCCTCTACGGACCGCCGGGATGCGGGAAGACCCTGATGGCGAAGGCACTCGCCCACGAGGTAAACGCCACGTTCATCAAAGTCGTCGGCAGCGAGCTCGTGAGGAAGTTCATCGGGGAGGGCGCGAGGCTCGTCCACGAACTCTTCGAGCTGGCAAAGGAGAAAGCCCCGGCGATAATCTTCATAGACGAGATAGATGCCGTTGGCGCAAGGAGACTGGACGAGACGACCGGCGGTGAACGCGAGGTCAACAGAACGCTCATGCAACTCCTGGCAGAGATGGACGGCTTCGATCCCAGCGGCAACGTCAAGATAATCGCGGCGACCAACAGACCGGACATCCTGGATCCCGCACTCCTGAGACCCGGCAGATTCGACAGGCTGATAGAGGTGCCCCTACCGAACTTCAGGGGCAGGCTGGAGATACTTAAAGTCCACACGAGGAAGATGAACCTACGCGACGTTGACCTAAGGTTGATAGCGGAGATGACAGAGGGCGCGAGCGGGGCCGATCTGAAGGCCATAGCAACGGAGGCAGGGATGTTCGCCATAAGAGCCAGAAGGGAACGGGTGACCCAAGAGGATTTCATAAAGGCCGTCGAGAAGGTCCTTGGGGGCGAACAGAAACTCGCCCAGCAGATAGCCGCACACGAAGTCATGTACGGCTGATCTCCCCCGTTTTCTCCCATTCTTGGAAATGTGAAGCGGGTGCAGGCCGATGGTAAGTAAACTGCTGGCGCTCGACGCTTACCCAAAACTCCGCGACCTGGACTTCAGGGTACTCAGAGGGGTAGAGCTTAACATGAGGCACCATCGGTGGGTCCCCTTGGAGGACATAGCTCGCTTTGCCCGTCTGGACGTTGAGACCGCGTCATTCAGACTCGGAAAGCTCGACGACTGGAGCCTGGTGGTGAGGAGGAGTGACATGGGCTACGTGGGTTACCAGCTAACGATCCATGGGTACGACACCCTTGCCATACGGGCGCTGGCCAAGAAAGGTGTGGTTGAGGCCATAAGTACAGCCCAAGTAGGCGTCGGAAAGGATGCGGACGTTTACGTTGGGATAACCCCCTCCCAGGAGAAGGTGGCCGTCAAGTTCAACAGGATAGGGGGAAGGACAAGTTCAAGAAAAGCGAGGTACCACGGAAGGGCCTTCCAGAACAAACACCACACGAGCTGGCTCTACGTGTCCCGATTGATAGCCCAGAGGGAGTACGAGGCCTTAACGCTACTCAACCCCATAGCCAGGGTTCCAAAGCCGATAGCGTGGAACAGACATGCAGTGGTGATGGAATTTATCGAGGGAAGGGAGCTTGCAGAGTTAAGTGATGCGGAACTGGGACGGGACGAGGCAGGGGAAGTTCTTAATAAGGTTCTAAACGAGTATATGAAGATAGTGCGTTTTGGGATCGTCCACTCAGACCTGAGTGAATACAACGTCGTGTTGAGCGGAGATGGGGTCCTGATAATAGACTGGGCCCAGTATGTGACAACAGCCGATCCCGAGAGTCTTGAGTACCTTGAAAGGGATATCACCGTTCTGCTCAATGCATTTAAACACCGGTGGCACGTTGAAGTGGATTTTAAAGAGGTATGGAAAAGTTTTAAAGAGGCATGGACTGAAAGCCGAGGGGCGGAGTGGAGGGATTCAAGATGGGGGTCGATGAGGAGATAGTGAGGCTGTTCAGAGATGCAATAGCGGCGGAGAACGCCAACGATCTTGAACGGGCAAAGAGAAAGTTTGACAGGATACTTGAGCTCAGCAGAGGAGAGAGACCTGAGGCATACTTCGAGGCGTGTTTCAGAATTGCAAACGTCTTCATCCAAGAGGATAACTACAGGGGCGCCGTCAAGTGCGCTCTGCGGGGGATCTGCCGTGCACCAAGCAGGGAACTCCGAAGGGATGGAATCCGGAGGCTGGGAGACGTGCTCTTCATAATAAAAAGACGTGGGGGACTGGGCATTCTGACGGAGAACATGGAACCCGCACTCAACCTCACCAGAGAGGAGGATCCGGAACTCCACGAGTTCACCGTTGCCCTCATAAGGCTGGCGAGTGGGGAGAGGGTAAGACGGACGTTCATAACGGCGGAACTCAGCGAAATACTCAACGGCCTCCAAGGATGAGCTTAAGCTGTTCTTTGAGATAACCCTGCTTCGGAACAACCGGAAAATTGTATGGTTCCGAACTCGGCTTTTCGTTGTAGTAAGGCCGGTTGCAGGCCGGACATCCATAAGTTGCAAACACCTCGGGGGACACAACCCTTCTCAACTCGTCTGCCCCAACGCCGAAACCCTTCAGATTGCCAGCCCCATCAAACTCAAACTTCCTTGGCAGGTTCTTTCGGATTAGGTAGTGGGCCAACTGGATCCTGCGGTAGCGGACCATGCTTGGGGGGGATAGGCTCTCAAGCCGGGTGCCTTTAACGGGCGTGAAAGCGAAGAGTGAGACTTCTCCACCCAACCCGTAAACCTCTTCCAGCGTTGTCACGATCTCCTTATCCGTTTCGCCAAGGCCCACTATCACGTGGACAACCGCCCTTCCCCCTCCAAAAACCTCCAGAACATCACGGGTAAACCTCCACATCTCCCCCCAGGAATAGGCCGAATCCTTAATGA from Thermococcus sp. encodes:
- a CDS encoding S8 family serine peptidase, whose protein sequence is MRGLKTAILALFLIGLMFGLVAASPVPHKGSTETQNVPRNVPKTYGLLTPKLFQEVQGMNPDSVISTIILFNTQADKQNAIPLLKFLGAKIKYNYHAIPGLAIEIPVKYLLVLAGLSDTGAINGLDVQGIQFIQDDYKIQADVDLEGLDESTAQISAPEVWNVGYDGTGITVAVVDTGIDASHPDLQGKVIGWKDFVNNRTTPYDDQGHGTHVSGIIAGTGAASNGQYKGVAPGAKLVGVKVLGSDGSGSVSTIIAGIDWVIQNKDKYNIKVINLSLGGSQSSDGTDALSQEVDKAWEDGIAVCVAAGNSGPDTYTVGSPAAAPDVITVGAVDKNDVITYFSSRGPTADGRLKPEVVAPGNWIISDRASGTQLTDQLVGQYYVAASGTSMATPHVSGAVALLRQAHPDWSPDKIKYALEITADVVNASAIAGIAYGAGRINVYEALNYDQDSKVDFTGYLNDKQNVTKAVTVSSGTTRIAALLTWDNPQADLDLYMYDPNGQLTDYSDTSYYGFEKVAYRNPTPGTWYFLIASYSGGANYKLEVLDEGGTVSESSGSTPSGGGSSGGSSGGSSGESGSNGSTPSQPTQSVVVKNFTGTVDYQNYVVDTVTVNSGATKIEGYLYGNSYDDLDLYLYDPNQNLVTSSTNSGSDEYISYSNPQPGTWYFLVYAYDTYYWSANYFLQTKVYYG
- a CDS encoding BlaI/MecI/CopY family transcriptional regulator; amino-acid sequence: MEPQEFKLTEEGVRAVLPPLEAEIMEYMWRAKTATAGEVYENMKKSHPDMRRSTVSILMNRLCERGLLTRYVDHGRGGIRYVYSITTTKEEFEEKVVQSIFDALMSNFKEATYAYLAKIKK
- a CDS encoding M48 family metallopeptidase → MPMPLLFLILQVLILLGMAGNLGLAATIGSLVLLAALYVKVNRRGPSGDYIQPEGEEFSWLQEELEKLSKRAGIKTPKLLILDEYIPNAFSYGRTVVLSMGLFEVLEEEEIIAVMAHEIGHIKNRDTLMFPLVVYGRYFSIGAVMLTFMLSNKLALGLLSLIFYAFYEESRAKFMKNREFKADETALHLLDVPMSMKRALEELKYYEDLRSEVKMTGFPGIDPSIERPQKNTQLIETHPSYDERIIRIILEMENLKVQRGMLR
- a CDS encoding cytidine/deoxycytidylate deaminase family protein, giving the protein MEVEISLDPEKAEKIKRIRPTKDEYFMLIAKLVSLRATCPRLRVGAVAVKDGYILATGYNGAPRGMNHCIDLGCLIVDGHCHRAVHAEQNVIAMAARKGISLEGATLYVTHFPCDICFKLLVNAGIKEIVYEEMYPNEATEILLREAQEKGIVKIRQFKLPKERVKLFLEELFK
- a CDS encoding DUF2304 domain-containing protein translates to MRMLVVQYISIVVVSGLMFYVFSKYRDGHLEWGDVLFWEALLLVMLVLSCFPVEISLEVKRILGISRGLDALFVVAIGLAYLMIFRVYLAVDRAEREITELTRKIAIELEEINERLRNMEEKL
- a CDS encoding glycosyltransferase codes for the protein MDIRLVVFDLDGTLIGAEQSFTELKESLKSKLLSLGIPEDVVGDLTPMYESIRRIATETGRNFEELYELMVDLETRRIENSFLFEGAREVLDMLKRRGIALALMTRSSRRAALRALELHDLVRYFPVVSTRDDVSPEELKPNSGQLERILDHFGVDPAKVLVVGDHGYDVLPAAQIGALTVLVTSHSSGRMSFDVPVEPNFEVPTLVELRPLLENLLSTFVVVPAYNEERTIGGVLDNLLRYFRKDEIVVVNDGSRDRTLEMAGSRGVHVLTHLVNRGLGGALGTGLAYAVRKNGRLVLTFDADGQHLISDALRVMKPVAEGRADFAVGSRLKGDTSEMPFVKRLGNTILDAITALFAGKYVSDSQSGLRCFNRRCASKIRITCDRYAVSSEIIIEASKHGCRIVEVPIKAVYTEYSMKKGTNVLEGLKIALNLLFDKLR
- a CDS encoding glycosyltransferase 4 family protein — protein: MMWASPLIGLTLSLMLTPYVGRVMTAAGITGKDIHKPNPYDVPEMCGIAVLLSLPIALSPALDEKMAMAMLPFLLFGIVGILDDTTNLRQLHKVLLSLLVSIPVTFIPVPHTVNVFGLSLKLGMLYLPFAVLFVTGSANLVNLLAGFNGLEVGTAGIALFFLGLITGGTAQLVALTGAAVSLGFLWWNRYPARVFPGDTGTLALGALIGIVGIIGKVEAYAALLLIPHFLDFIIKTSVRFGVRKHGRTRVRADGTLQAPPYPSFLGLIMRSVRVTEPKLVAIVWSIETALGLLSLALHL
- the cas6 gene encoding CRISPR-associated endoribonuclease Cas6, which gives rise to MRIEIKFRPVKEDTVLPFNYNYEVYEQLLEKMFLISPELAHNVEVSHIDYFTFSRIMVRKRELLPDRGIRVLSGEVSLYISSSSSDVIKAIVEGFMDSPLLKIEDASFVAEDIKVLREPRLRDGVLFSTLSPVMVRSLKLDGGRMKVWDLYPNENSFFDRLRKVMLMRYSALNGSMPEDRDFSIDVIKFKPVRILVRDTYYRGSLMVFRYHGSMDIARFGYENGFGEKTRYGFGMVKVIDEEPVTKDRGLSQ
- a CDS encoding proteasome-activating nucleotidase codes for the protein MSIEDVDVKPSEEYDDYITYLKRRIRQLELQVRTLEADKERLERELSRLRMEMSRLRQPPAFAGTVIEMLDEDRAIVQNYNGPRFVVRIAPWIERDKVKPGSRVALDQRTMAVVELLPSEKDPSVLGFEVIERPRMSYKDIGGLEKQLQELREAVELPLRHPDLFSKVGIEPPKGVLLYGPPGCGKTLMAKALAHEVNATFIKVVGSELVRKFIGEGARLVHELFELAKEKAPAIIFIDEIDAVGARRLDETTGGEREVNRTLMQLLAEMDGFDPSGNVKIIAATNRPDILDPALLRPGRFDRLIEVPLPNFRGRLEILKVHTRKMNLRDVDLRLIAEMTEGASGADLKAIATEAGMFAIRARRERVTQEDFIKAVEKVLGGEQKLAQQIAAHEVMYG
- a CDS encoding serine/threonine-protein kinase RIO2; the protein is MVSKLLALDAYPKLRDLDFRVLRGVELNMRHHRWVPLEDIARFARLDVETASFRLGKLDDWSLVVRRSDMGYVGYQLTIHGYDTLAIRALAKKGVVEAISTAQVGVGKDADVYVGITPSQEKVAVKFNRIGGRTSSRKARYHGRAFQNKHHTSWLYVSRLIAQREYEALTLLNPIARVPKPIAWNRHAVVMEFIEGRELAELSDAELGRDEAGEVLNKVLNEYMKIVRFGIVHSDLSEYNVVLSGDGVLIIDWAQYVTTADPESLEYLERDITVLLNAFKHRWHVEVDFKEVWKSFKEAWTESRGAEWRDSRWGSMRR
- a CDS encoding radical SAM protein; its protein translation is MLIRVSYGTALSMGLLSGRMLARPTTAYLMTYHDGRCRNNCGFCPQARESRADLKKLSRVTWPAFELEDVIGHMIEGGFGRICIQTVDYPGMVEDVLTILEDLRPLGLPVSLSITPVDREVLLRFRALGVDYIGIGLDVASEGLYGIIKDSAYSWGEMWRFTRDVLEVFGGGRAVVHVIVGLGETDKEIVTTLEEVYGLGGEVSLFAFTPVKGTRLESLSPPSMVRYRRIQLAHYLIRKNLPRKFEFDGAGNLKGFGVGADELRRVVSPEVFATYGCPACNRPYYNEKPSSEPYNFPVVPKQGYLKEQLKLILGGR